From a single Flavobacteriales bacterium genomic region:
- a CDS encoding DUF4293 domain-containing protein: MIQRIQTIYLLLAVAFIMALFYFPLGKMAGDTGEASYFIYGLMEGLEGKVTLLTPFPFGLWIVFVLISFATVLFYKNRPRQIFLCRLLWMLVAVGQGVIFFYGYRLAGLFPDRSFKISPVAFLPLVSMLFVVLALRRIHKDEELVRAADRLR, translated from the coding sequence ATGATACAGAGAATTCAAACCATCTACCTGTTGTTGGCCGTGGCCTTCATCATGGCCCTCTTCTATTTTCCACTGGGAAAAATGGCCGGTGACACGGGCGAAGCATCCTATTTTATTTATGGTCTGATGGAAGGACTGGAGGGGAAAGTCACACTTCTCACGCCGTTTCCTTTCGGTTTATGGATCGTATTCGTACTGATTTCATTCGCTACTGTGCTGTTTTACAAGAATCGCCCCAGGCAGATCTTCCTGTGCAGGTTGCTATGGATGCTGGTGGCTGTGGGTCAGGGTGTGATCTTTTTTTATGGATACAGGCTGGCCGGACTTTTTCCGGATCGCTCCTTCAAGATTTCACCGGTGGCATTTCTGCCGTTGGTTTCCATGTTGTTTGTTGTACTTGCCCTGCGACGCATCCATAAGGATGAGGAACTCGTGCGGGCCGCCGATCGTTTACGCTAG
- a CDS encoding helix-turn-helix domain-containing protein, translated as MYLGTNLQLLRQRRGLSQEEMATTLGIKRASLSGYELGHTQPNLDVLATLADFFSMPLDPLIRLDLSAIPGSQLEAFEKGLSFDADGKRLRVLLTTVDPSGDENIELVPQEASAGYTRGYADPDYIKVLPTFRLPFLPREKKYRTFPIKGDSMPPVQEGSWVTGSYVQNWHQIKDGEPCILVTRDEGIVFKLVANRLSEDGTFLLSSTNPAYEPYRIKATEVVEVWRFVNYISPELPEANLSRDQLAQAVMDLQREVAEIRSRV; from the coding sequence ATTTATTTAGGTACCAACCTCCAGTTGCTCCGGCAACGCCGTGGTCTATCTCAAGAAGAGATGGCTACAACGCTCGGCATCAAGCGTGCTTCTTTGAGCGGGTATGAGCTGGGGCATACGCAGCCTAACCTGGATGTGTTGGCTACCCTGGCAGATTTTTTTTCGATGCCCCTTGACCCATTGATCCGTTTGGATCTTTCGGCGATCCCCGGGTCTCAGCTCGAGGCGTTTGAAAAGGGTCTTTCGTTTGACGCAGACGGCAAACGTCTGCGGGTGTTGCTGACCACTGTGGATCCTTCCGGAGATGAAAACATCGAGTTGGTTCCCCAGGAAGCCAGTGCCGGTTACACCCGCGGCTATGCCGATCCGGACTACATCAAGGTGTTGCCTACTTTTCGGTTGCCGTTTCTGCCAAGGGAGAAAAAGTACCGGACCTTTCCCATCAAGGGCGATTCCATGCCGCCTGTGCAGGAAGGTTCATGGGTAACCGGATCGTATGTGCAGAACTGGCACCAGATCAAAGACGGAGAGCCTTGTATCCTGGTCACACGCGATGAGGGCATTGTGTTCAAGCTGGTTGCCAACCGCCTTTCCGAAGACGGCACCTTTCTGCTTTCATCCACCAACCCGGCGTATGAACCGTATCGCATCAAGGCCACGGAGGTGGTCGAGGTGTGGCGCTTCGTGAACTACATCAGCCCTGAATTGCCGGAAGCGAACCTGTCAAGAGACCAGCTGGCACAGGCGGTGATGGATCTTCAGCGGGAAGTGGCTGAGATCCGAAGCCGGGTTTAG
- a CDS encoding metallophosphoesterase family protein, with protein MKKILLISDTHGFLDPRLLKHIEWADEIWHAGDIGNAAVLHALEDMKPVRAVYGNIDGTEVRKMCPLDQHFVCEGLEVWITHIGGYPGKYEKRVLAQFMNHRPGIFICGHSHILKVIYDKAHDLLHINPGAAGNHGIHRVVTAIRMEIDQGKVKDLSIVEWPRKGLA; from the coding sequence TTGAAAAAAATCCTCCTGATCTCAGACACACATGGCTTCCTTGACCCGAGGCTGCTGAAACACATTGAATGGGCTGACGAGATATGGCATGCCGGAGACATCGGAAATGCTGCGGTGCTTCATGCATTGGAAGACATGAAGCCGGTACGGGCCGTATATGGCAACATCGATGGCACCGAGGTGAGGAAAATGTGTCCGCTGGATCAGCATTTTGTGTGTGAGGGGTTGGAGGTATGGATCACGCACATCGGCGGGTATCCTGGAAAATATGAAAAAAGGGTGCTGGCACAGTTCATGAACCACCGCCCCGGAATATTCATCTGCGGGCATTCTCATATTTTAAAGGTGATTTACGACAAAGCACACGATCTCCTGCATATCAACCCGGGCGCAGCCGGAAACCACGGCATTCACAGGGTAGTAACTGCCATCCGGATGGAGATAGACCAGGGCAAGGTCAAGGACCTTAGTATCGTGGAATGGCCCAGAAAAGGCCTAGCGTAA
- a CDS encoding cytochrome-c peroxidase, which translates to MKRWVTLASLVLVAFLSRSCKKESPPEETDNDITVVSTPEVGTPYELKVPPGFPTLEIPADNPMTLEGVALGRKLFYDPILSGDSTQSCSSCHSQKFAFSDNGKQFSEGIDGKKGARNAPAIINAAWLPSLFWDGRAETVEDQALQPVPNPIEMHLDWLDAEKKLNASSDYKNLFQQAFGTRVITSDLVVKAIAQFERTIISANSKFDKVYENKEFFSDEELEGYTIFFTEKGDCFHCHGGRQLTDQQFHNNGLDSVFTDRGLMEVTGNATDLGRFKTPTLRNIAYTAPYMHDGRFATLEEVVDFYSEHVVPSATIDPLMKKVNQGGLHLTALEKEYLIAFLNSFSDPYFLINSAYGPP; encoded by the coding sequence ATGAAGCGTTGGGTTACACTGGCATCGTTGGTGCTTGTGGCCTTTCTCTCCCGAAGCTGCAAGAAGGAAAGTCCGCCTGAGGAGACAGACAATGACATCACTGTGGTCTCCACCCCGGAAGTGGGTACACCCTACGAACTGAAGGTGCCACCCGGCTTTCCCACACTTGAGATCCCTGCAGACAACCCGATGACGCTTGAAGGTGTGGCGTTGGGGCGGAAGCTCTTTTATGACCCCATCCTCTCCGGTGACAGTACGCAATCGTGTTCAAGTTGTCATTCACAGAAGTTTGCATTTTCTGATAATGGGAAGCAATTCAGCGAGGGAATAGATGGAAAAAAGGGGGCCCGCAACGCCCCAGCCATCATCAATGCGGCATGGCTGCCTTCTTTGTTCTGGGACGGGCGTGCGGAGACGGTGGAAGACCAGGCGCTGCAGCCGGTGCCCAATCCCATCGAGATGCACCTGGATTGGCTGGATGCCGAGAAGAAACTGAATGCATCATCCGATTACAAAAATCTTTTCCAGCAGGCCTTCGGTACCCGCGTTATCACATCTGACCTGGTGGTGAAGGCCATTGCTCAGTTCGAACGCACGATCATTTCGGCCAACTCCAAATTCGATAAAGTATATGAGAACAAGGAGTTTTTTTCGGATGAGGAATTGGAGGGCTATACCATCTTCTTTACGGAAAAAGGAGATTGTTTCCATTGCCATGGAGGCCGTCAGCTGACCGACCAGCAGTTTCATAACAACGGCCTTGACAGCGTGTTTACTGATCGCGGATTGATGGAAGTGACGGGGAATGCCACCGACCTGGGCAGGTTCAAGACACCCACCCTGCGCAACATCGCGTACACCGCACCTTATATGCATGACGGTCGTTTTGCCACACTGGAAGAGGTGGTGGATTTTTACAGCGAACACGTGGTACCTTCTGCCACCATCGACCCGTTGATGAAAAAAGTGAACCAGGGTGGCCTGCATCTGACCGCCCTGGAAAAGGAATACCTGATCGCATTTTTGAATTCCTTTTCAGACCCGTATTTCCTGATCAATTCGGCATACGGCCCTCCCTGA
- a CDS encoding MFS transporter: MADVQSNIWKLYVLKISRWFMMFMPVFMLFYNDLGLELRQITLLQSTYYLTIAVFEIPSGYLSDVYGRRNTLLLGTIATAIGFGMYAFESSFTWFMVAEILLGVGMSFVSGTDSALLFETLKAGGKESQYIHHEGRVVAIGNFAEGMAGILGGLLAGWSLRYPYIGQCVISLLAVPVAASLKEIPSHINRKSQPVGAILKYLRYEAKDLTGMILFSSVLGAATLLMAKIFLQPTFRELNMPVFWFGVAWTALQFLVGISAYFSSRADRRFGRRNMVWTMWLLIAAGFWLVAAVPGYAVLCVLALFYLVRGLATPLLRSYINLLTPDHMRATILSIRSFVIRCMAAVVSPLLGWMADVYTLRYALILAGIMFLLMGGITLLMLIRLRAFDRLTS, translated from the coding sequence ATGGCGGATGTGCAGTCCAATATCTGGAAGCTATACGTATTGAAAATCTCGCGCTGGTTCATGATGTTCATGCCGGTGTTCATGTTGTTTTACAACGACCTCGGACTTGAACTGCGTCAGATTACCTTGTTACAATCCACCTATTACTTAACCATCGCGGTATTTGAAATTCCCTCCGGGTATTTGTCGGATGTATATGGCAGAAGGAATACGCTGCTGCTCGGAACCATCGCCACTGCCATCGGTTTCGGCATGTATGCCTTTGAGTCGTCATTTACTTGGTTCATGGTGGCGGAAATTCTGCTTGGCGTCGGCATGAGCTTCGTCTCGGGTACGGATTCCGCATTGTTATTTGAAACATTGAAAGCCGGGGGAAAAGAGTCGCAATACATTCACCATGAAGGCAGGGTGGTGGCCATCGGAAATTTTGCGGAAGGCATGGCTGGTATCCTGGGAGGTTTATTGGCTGGTTGGAGCCTCCGTTATCCATATATCGGTCAGTGTGTGATTTCGTTGCTGGCGGTACCGGTGGCCGCAAGTCTGAAAGAAATACCGAGCCACATCAATCGCAAGTCGCAACCGGTCGGTGCCATACTCAAATACCTTCGCTATGAAGCCAAAGACCTGACCGGCATGATCTTGTTCTCTTCGGTACTGGGAGCCGCTACTTTGCTGATGGCAAAGATTTTTCTTCAGCCCACATTCCGTGAGCTGAACATGCCTGTATTCTGGTTCGGTGTGGCATGGACCGCACTTCAGTTTCTGGTAGGGATCTCGGCCTATTTTTCTTCAAGGGCTGATCGCCGGTTCGGGCGACGGAACATGGTATGGACCATGTGGCTGCTGATCGCTGCGGGGTTCTGGCTGGTAGCGGCGGTACCCGGGTATGCTGTGCTTTGTGTGCTTGCTTTGTTTTACCTGGTGCGCGGATTGGCAACACCCTTGTTGCGAAGCTACATCAACCTGCTTACGCCTGATCACATGCGGGCCACCATTCTGTCAATCCGTAGTTTCGTCATCCGGTGCATGGCGGCGGTTGTTTCCCCTTTGCTCGGATGGATGGCCGATGTGTATACCCTCAGGTATGCACTTATCCTGGCAGGCATCATGTTCCTGCTGATGGGAGGTATTACCCTGTTGATGTTGATTCGCCTTCGCGCCTTTGACCGTCTGACTTCCTGA
- the rho gene encoding transcription termination factor Rho has translation MYSILDLNEKLVPELKEIAKSLNISDYNALRKQELIYKILDQQAIAPPKTNASSSMKEEKESAKPSAETPAKAPEPVQADMFKPEQSSASATPSEEPRKNAPDSKHRQPIASSDPSVARQENRKPDQDTKTAPAPQQNHQERSNQNPQQQQQQQQQQQQQNHQHQQQQNPQNQQNQQDRSKNFQQQKPQQRHEKKQAPEDLFDFDGIIVSEGVLEIMPDGYGFLRSSDYNYLTSPDDIYVSQSQIKLFGLKTGDTVRGSIRPPKEGEKYFPLIKVEKINGREPDYVRDRVPFDHLTPLFPFEKLQLTGHRKSNLSTRVMDLFTPIGKGQRGLIVAQPKTGKTTLLKDVANAIAENHPEVYLLVLLIDERPEEVTDMARSVRAEVISSTFDEPAERHVKVANIVLEKAKRMVECGHDVVILLDSITRLARAYNTVSPASGKVLSGGVDANALHKPKRFFGAARKIENGGSLTILATALTETGSKMDDVIFEEFKGTGNMELQLDRKISNKRIYPAIDIVTSSTRREDLLLEKEALPRIWVLRNHLADMNSVEAMEFLLDRMRHTKTNEEFLVSMNG, from the coding sequence ATGTACAGTATCCTTGACCTGAACGAAAAGTTGGTCCCCGAACTTAAAGAGATTGCCAAATCCCTCAACATATCCGATTATAATGCCCTCCGCAAACAGGAGTTGATATATAAGATTCTTGACCAACAAGCCATAGCCCCTCCTAAAACCAACGCCAGTTCATCCATGAAGGAAGAAAAAGAAAGCGCGAAGCCATCGGCGGAAACACCTGCAAAAGCTCCCGAGCCGGTACAGGCAGACATGTTCAAACCCGAACAATCCAGCGCATCCGCTACACCCTCTGAAGAACCAAGAAAAAACGCACCGGATTCCAAACACCGCCAACCCATCGCCAGCAGCGATCCCAGCGTGGCCAGACAGGAAAACCGAAAACCCGATCAGGATACCAAAACAGCTCCTGCTCCTCAACAAAATCACCAGGAAAGATCCAACCAGAATCCGCAGCAGCAGCAGCAGCAGCAGCAGCAGCAGCAGCAGCAAAATCATCAACATCAGCAGCAGCAAAATCCGCAGAACCAGCAGAACCAACAGGATCGTTCCAAGAATTTCCAGCAACAAAAACCGCAACAACGCCACGAGAAAAAACAGGCCCCCGAAGACCTGTTTGATTTCGACGGCATCATTGTCAGCGAAGGCGTATTGGAAATCATGCCCGATGGCTATGGCTTCCTCCGCTCTTCCGACTACAACTACCTTACTTCACCGGATGACATTTACGTATCACAGTCGCAGATCAAACTGTTCGGACTGAAAACCGGTGACACCGTTCGCGGCAGCATCCGCCCGCCCAAAGAAGGTGAAAAGTATTTCCCCCTGATCAAGGTTGAAAAGATCAATGGCCGCGAACCCGACTACGTGCGCGATCGCGTTCCCTTCGACCACCTCACACCGTTGTTCCCGTTTGAGAAACTCCAGTTGACCGGCCACAGGAAAAGCAACCTTTCCACCCGTGTCATGGATCTGTTCACACCCATCGGAAAAGGTCAGCGCGGACTCATCGTGGCACAACCCAAAACGGGTAAGACCACATTGCTGAAAGACGTAGCCAACGCCATCGCAGAAAATCATCCGGAAGTATACCTGTTGGTGCTCCTTATCGATGAACGTCCGGAAGAAGTAACCGATATGGCCAGAAGCGTACGTGCCGAGGTCATCTCCTCTACCTTCGACGAACCTGCAGAACGCCACGTAAAAGTCGCCAACATCGTGCTTGAGAAAGCCAAACGCATGGTGGAATGCGGACACGATGTGGTGATCCTGCTCGACTCGATCACACGCCTGGCACGTGCATACAACACCGTATCCCCGGCCTCTGGCAAGGTCCTGTCCGGTGGTGTGGACGCCAACGCACTCCACAAACCCAAGCGTTTCTTCGGTGCAGCCCGTAAGATTGAGAACGGCGGTTCACTCACCATCCTGGCTACGGCCCTTACAGAAACAGGATCCAAGATGGATGATGTGATCTTCGAAGAATTCAAAGGCACGGGTAACATGGAACTTCAACTCGACCGCAAGATTTCCAACAAGCGGATCTACCCGGCTATTGACATCGTTACTTCCAGCACACGTCGCGAAGATTTGCTGCTTGAGAAAGAAGCTTTGCCACGTATCTGGGTACTGCGTAACCACCTTGCCGATATGAATTCCGTGGAAGCAATGGAGTTCCTGCTCGACAGAATGCGTCACACCAAGACCAACGAAGAGTTCCTGGTTTCCATGAACGGATAG
- a CDS encoding SpoIIE family protein phosphatase, with protein MIRKFILCAIFIAGNLIAHAQKYHFQRYSNEEGLSQSQVQCMLEDSQGYLWVATNGGGVNRFDGLHFQVFTDKEGLQNNSIIKMLEDADRNVWFMSEHEAGISYFDGREFTTLNIDSGLPSNAISDMTTDSTGHIWVATEKGVCMLSAEKGVEKMLTADEGLHFEDIDRIFKDNKGQLIFYSLDAPGASIYNHKFCRPLLIDGKVFQDTIRNIAQDYKGNYWIETRHGLRVIQYGDNMNDVRIRTDLQSNPLVANVTDLTADHDGLIWILTRDHVVRYDGNDFRVFSEEDGLPFRHPDVMLTDINGNIVFTYKRLGAAAYHNGKFTLYAPDKSFIDHPSQCALWDSQGTFWLGTNGAGIIKYPNFAFTYFDNESGLSSKIVFGIEQDNQGRMWFGTYGQGISVYDGKRFSYYNKENGFPSENAWSIDKDSRGNLWIATSNGLVCFDGKKFRNYTKKDGLPGDAVFVVFVDSKDRVWSGLDNGQAACFNGKTFQIFGEEDGLEHNVNCITEDQDGGIWFGTDGQGLIRITDHEWTSYTTRDGLCSDYIMHLIPGPRNQLWIATQDNGIGRFDGIGFTHINTTSGLSHNAVMSLVFDKEGNLWAGTNNGLNKISFNDYGNIRKIRHYQKLDGFIGIECNTGAAFCDNNGKLWFGSSVLVSYNPDGDIVNQIPPKTHITNIRLFFKELDLSIYADSLQYPYNVPYSITLPHDQNHLIIEFSGISLKVPEKIVYQYKMEGLDRDWSPYVSKTEAVYPNLGPGHYTFMVMARNEDKYWTEEPVKMEITILPPFWQTWYFYMLCSVAAILLIYGIVKWRIRNFKRDQAALEEKVRERTETITRQKNELEYAYNEIRDSIKYARRIQESILPPDNVVKNLLPDAFVFYRPKDIVSGDFYWIEQKGDTVLLAAVDCTGHGVPGAFMSIMGHSKLNMVVSQLPEHFEAAAILNELNAEVTNTLKKTTLEESAKDGMDITLCLLNTKTRELQYAGAYNPLYLIRDGILREIKGDKFPIGIFLGKQSLPFTNHRLFLQENDTFYLFSDGYMDQFGGDKNKKFMSSRFKNLLLDIHQLPMEEQRAVLEDNLDEWRGEAEQVDDILVLGVRV; from the coding sequence GTGATCAGGAAATTCATTTTGTGCGCGATATTCATTGCAGGCAACCTCATTGCCCATGCACAAAAGTATCATTTCCAACGCTACTCCAACGAAGAGGGACTCTCGCAATCCCAGGTGCAGTGCATGCTGGAAGACAGTCAGGGCTATCTTTGGGTTGCCACCAACGGAGGAGGCGTAAACCGTTTTGACGGACTTCACTTCCAGGTGTTCACCGACAAGGAAGGCCTGCAAAACAATTCCATCATCAAAATGCTGGAAGACGCCGACCGCAACGTATGGTTCATGTCGGAACACGAAGCAGGCATCAGTTACTTTGACGGCCGTGAATTTACCACCCTGAACATAGACAGCGGGTTGCCCTCAAACGCCATCTCCGATATGACGACGGATAGCACCGGTCATATCTGGGTGGCCACCGAAAAAGGCGTGTGTATGCTGTCGGCGGAAAAAGGGGTTGAAAAGATGCTTACAGCTGACGAAGGCCTCCACTTCGAAGACATCGACCGCATCTTCAAGGACAACAAAGGCCAGCTGATCTTTTACTCCCTCGACGCACCTGGCGCCAGCATCTACAACCATAAATTTTGCCGCCCCCTCCTCATCGATGGAAAAGTATTCCAGGATACCATCCGCAACATCGCGCAGGATTATAAAGGCAACTACTGGATTGAAACCCGGCACGGACTGCGCGTGATCCAGTACGGTGACAACATGAATGATGTGCGCATCCGCACTGATCTTCAATCGAACCCGCTTGTAGCCAACGTCACCGATCTTACTGCGGACCATGACGGACTCATTTGGATATTGACACGCGATCACGTGGTGCGATACGATGGAAATGACTTCAGGGTGTTTTCGGAAGAAGATGGCTTGCCTTTCCGGCATCCGGATGTGATGCTCACTGACATAAACGGCAACATTGTTTTCACATACAAACGCCTGGGAGCAGCGGCATATCACAACGGTAAGTTCACGCTATATGCCCCCGACAAGTCATTCATAGATCATCCCTCACAATGTGCGCTTTGGGACAGCCAGGGCACATTCTGGCTGGGCACCAATGGCGCGGGAATCATCAAGTACCCCAACTTCGCTTTTACCTATTTCGACAATGAGTCAGGCCTTTCAAGCAAAATCGTTTTCGGCATCGAACAAGACAACCAGGGCAGAATGTGGTTCGGCACATACGGACAAGGAATTTCTGTCTACGACGGCAAACGCTTTAGTTATTACAACAAGGAAAACGGTTTCCCCTCCGAAAATGCATGGTCCATAGACAAGGATAGTCGCGGTAACCTGTGGATCGCAACGAGCAATGGACTGGTGTGCTTCGACGGAAAGAAATTCAGGAACTATACCAAAAAAGACGGCCTGCCCGGGGATGCCGTCTTCGTGGTTTTCGTAGACTCAAAAGACCGTGTATGGAGCGGATTGGACAATGGACAAGCCGCATGCTTCAATGGCAAAACCTTCCAAATCTTCGGTGAAGAAGATGGCCTCGAACACAATGTCAACTGCATCACCGAAGACCAGGACGGTGGCATCTGGTTCGGAACAGACGGTCAAGGGCTTATCCGTATTACCGACCATGAATGGACATCCTACACCACGCGCGATGGATTGTGCAGCGACTACATCATGCACCTCATCCCAGGCCCCAGGAACCAGCTATGGATCGCCACCCAGGACAACGGCATAGGTAGGTTCGATGGCATTGGCTTCACCCACATCAATACAACAAGCGGATTGAGTCACAATGCCGTTATGTCACTGGTGTTCGACAAGGAAGGCAACCTCTGGGCAGGAACAAACAATGGCCTCAATAAGATTTCATTCAACGACTATGGCAACATCCGCAAGATTCGCCATTACCAAAAACTGGATGGCTTCATCGGCATTGAATGCAACACCGGAGCTGCCTTTTGTGACAACAACGGCAAACTGTGGTTCGGTTCATCCGTGCTGGTAAGCTACAACCCGGATGGAGACATTGTCAACCAGATCCCTCCCAAAACCCACATCACCAACATCCGGCTTTTCTTCAAAGAATTGGACCTCTCCATCTACGCAGACAGCCTGCAATACCCTTACAACGTTCCTTACTCCATCACTCTGCCGCACGATCAGAACCACCTTATAATCGAGTTCAGCGGCATCAGCCTGAAAGTGCCGGAAAAGATTGTTTACCAATATAAGATGGAGGGACTGGACCGCGATTGGTCGCCCTACGTTTCAAAAACCGAAGCCGTATACCCCAACCTCGGACCCGGGCATTATACCTTCATGGTGATGGCCCGCAATGAAGACAAGTACTGGACCGAAGAACCGGTAAAAATGGAAATCACCATCCTGCCTCCGTTCTGGCAAACATGGTATTTCTATATGCTGTGCTCCGTTGCAGCCATCCTCCTCATCTATGGCATCGTGAAGTGGCGTATCCGCAACTTTAAACGCGACCAAGCCGCATTGGAAGAAAAGGTAAGGGAGCGAACAGAAACCATTACCCGCCAGAAAAACGAACTGGAATATGCCTACAACGAGATCCGCGACAGCATCAAATATGCAAGGAGGATCCAGGAATCCATCCTCCCCCCCGATAATGTGGTCAAGAACCTCCTCCCGGACGCCTTTGTTTTTTACCGCCCGAAAGACATTGTATCTGGTGACTTCTACTGGATTGAACAAAAAGGCGATACCGTATTGCTGGCCGCGGTGGATTGTACAGGGCACGGTGTACCCGGTGCATTCATGAGTATCATGGGACACAGCAAGCTGAACATGGTAGTTAGCCAGCTACCCGAACATTTCGAAGCAGCCGCCATCCTGAATGAACTGAACGCCGAAGTAACCAATACGCTGAAGAAAACCACCCTTGAAGAAAGCGCCAAAGATGGTATGGATATCACACTTTGCCTGCTCAACACCAAAACCAGGGAGTTACAATATGCCGGGGCTTACAATCCGTTGTACCTGATTCGCGATGGGATCCTGCGTGAAATCAAAGGTGATAAATTCCCGATTGGTATTTTCCTGGGCAAACAATCGCTTCCATTTACCAATCATCGCCTCTTCCTGCAGGAGAATGATACCTTCTATCTCTTTTCGGATGGATACATGGATCAGTTCGGTGGTGACAAAAACAAAAAGTTCATGTCGAGCAGATTCAAGAACCTGTTGCTGGATATACACCAGTTACCCATGGAAGAGCAACGGGCGGTGCTGGAAGACAACCTTGATGAATGGCGGGGAGAAGCGGAACAGGTGGATGACATCCTGGTCCTCGGAGTCAGGGTATGA
- a CDS encoding DUF4412 domain-containing protein, with amino-acid sequence MKHHAKYLAAVAALFFGTVGASMADGFEGTIEFVKMTQTDTSNYVYYVKGDHIRIENTVRGEVKGVMLVDLGEKSLLALSPERKLYMDVNNSPLNPGDKNNYEVMKTGNKKTIQGFECEQVRVRNKSQNTEVTYWLASGGFQFFPSLINTVNRKENTSIYYLVIDGFEDAFPFLTVENSLLREERTRMEVTKITKKSIDDKLFNVPDGYVKFEK; translated from the coding sequence ATGAAGCATCATGCAAAATATCTGGCCGCAGTGGCCGCCCTCTTTTTCGGAACTGTTGGCGCTAGCATGGCCGATGGCTTCGAAGGGACAATTGAGTTTGTGAAAATGACGCAGACAGACACATCCAACTATGTGTACTACGTGAAAGGCGACCACATTCGGATCGAAAACACAGTACGGGGTGAAGTAAAAGGTGTGATGTTGGTGGATCTGGGTGAGAAGTCATTGCTGGCCCTCAGCCCGGAAAGAAAGCTTTACATGGATGTGAACAATTCGCCCCTCAATCCGGGTGATAAGAACAACTATGAAGTGATGAAGACCGGTAACAAAAAGACCATCCAGGGTTTTGAGTGTGAGCAGGTGCGTGTACGTAACAAGTCACAGAATACAGAAGTGACTTACTGGTTGGCATCCGGTGGTTTCCAGTTTTTTCCCAGTTTGATCAATACGGTGAACCGTAAAGAAAATACCTCCATATACTATTTGGTGATAGATGGGTTTGAAGACGCTTTCCCATTCCTCACAGTTGAGAATTCGCTGTTGAGGGAAGAAAGAACACGTATGGAGGTGACAAAAATCACCAAGAAGTCTATTGATGACAAGCTTTTCAATGTGCCTGACGGTTACGTCAAGTTCGAGAAGTAG
- a CDS encoding tetratricopeptide repeat protein: MRQFLIYICVLLMTGGVWAQDASQSQLELGNQKYVEGRYDDAIKHYEQVLSGGYTSASLEYNLGNAYYKAGQYPRAILHYERALKIDPKLEDAGYNLELANEHTVDRIEPLPQVFFQGWIKDTTYIFSADGWARLTALCMWLACLVLAFYIWLRGRRKTAPLFYGLVLMVCVGVLSFIMASRQNNEQINGRGAIIMQTSVTAKSEPTESGKMLFELHEGTKCNIISRNNDWLNIRLANGNEGWLPADALEII, translated from the coding sequence ATGAGACAATTCCTGATATACATCTGCGTGTTGCTCATGACCGGTGGTGTATGGGCCCAGGATGCTTCACAATCGCAACTGGAACTGGGCAACCAAAAATACGTGGAAGGCAGGTACGACGACGCAATCAAACATTATGAACAGGTTCTGTCCGGCGGATATACATCAGCGTCCCTGGAATACAACCTGGGCAATGCCTATTATAAAGCCGGCCAATACCCACGGGCGATCCTGCACTACGAACGCGCGCTGAAAATCGACCCAAAACTGGAAGATGCCGGTTACAACCTGGAACTCGCCAATGAACACACAGTAGACCGGATCGAACCGCTTCCGCAGGTTTTCTTCCAGGGGTGGATCAAAGACACCACGTATATTTTTAGCGCAGATGGTTGGGCGCGATTGACCGCCTTATGCATGTGGCTGGCCTGCCTTGTACTTGCCTTTTATATCTGGCTGAGGGGTCGCAGGAAAACAGCACCCCTGTTTTATGGGTTGGTGCTGATGGTATGCGTAGGTGTCCTTTCCTTCATCATGGCATCCAGGCAGAACAACGAACAGATAAACGGCCGGGGTGCGATCATCATGCAAACCAGTGTGACCGCCAAAAGTGAACCGACCGAATCAGGCAAGATGCTTTTCGAATTGCACGAAGGAACCAAGTGCAACATCATCAGCAGAAACAACGATTGGTTGAACATCCGCCTGGCCAATGGCAACGAGGGTTGGTTGCCGGCAGATGCACTTGAAATCATCTGA